One Rossellomorea aquimaris DNA window includes the following coding sequences:
- a CDS encoding SpoVR family protein — protein MNLEEQRQLQNAIGEITEIAAGFGLDFYPMRYEICPAEIIYTFGAYGMPTRFSHWSFGKQFHKMKLQYDLGLSKIYELVINSDPCYAFLLDSNSLIQNKLIVAHVLAHCDFFKNNVRFQNTKRDMVESMAATAERVRRYEIEHGKQEVENFLDAVLAVDEHIDPSLMRPKLSWTMDDVEWVEEEVSHATPYDDLWSLDEKPKSREKKKVKKKFPPQPEKDILLFIEQYSRELSDWQRDILTMMREEMLYFWPQLETKIMNEGWASYWHQRIIREMDLTSGESIEFAKLNAGVVQPSRTQINPYYLGLKIFEDIEDRFDNPTDEMKKRGVKPNSGREKMFEVREIESDISFLRNYLTKDLVTREDMYLFQKQGKDYKIVDKEWTHVRDQLVGMRVNGGFPYITVNDGDYMKSGELYLKHWFEDVELDIKYLEKVLPYLHQLWGRPVHIETHVENRDMLFTYDGRSVQRKYL, from the coding sequence ATGAATTTAGAGGAACAGAGGCAGTTACAAAATGCGATAGGGGAAATTACTGAGATTGCAGCCGGGTTTGGTCTTGATTTTTATCCGATGCGTTATGAGATTTGTCCTGCTGAAATTATTTATACATTCGGTGCTTATGGGATGCCGACCCGCTTTTCTCACTGGAGTTTTGGGAAACAATTTCATAAGATGAAGCTTCAATATGATTTAGGTTTAAGCAAAATTTACGAGCTCGTGATCAACTCGGATCCTTGCTATGCTTTTTTATTGGATTCGAATTCACTTATCCAGAATAAGTTGATTGTTGCCCATGTGTTGGCCCATTGTGATTTCTTTAAGAATAATGTGCGGTTCCAGAATACGAAGCGGGATATGGTAGAGAGTATGGCGGCTACTGCGGAACGGGTGCGAAGATATGAGATCGAACATGGGAAGCAGGAGGTTGAAAACTTCCTCGATGCCGTGCTTGCAGTGGATGAGCATATTGATCCGTCATTGATGCGTCCGAAGCTGTCGTGGACGATGGATGACGTGGAGTGGGTGGAGGAAGAAGTGAGTCATGCGACTCCTTATGATGATCTGTGGTCGTTGGATGAAAAACCGAAGAGCAGAGAGAAGAAAAAGGTGAAGAAGAAGTTCCCTCCACAGCCTGAAAAAGATATTCTTCTCTTTATTGAGCAATACAGCAGGGAGTTGTCTGACTGGCAGCGGGATATATTGACGATGATGAGAGAAGAGATGCTGTATTTCTGGCCGCAGCTTGAAACGAAAATCATGAATGAGGGTTGGGCTTCGTATTGGCATCAGCGCATTATCCGTGAAATGGATTTGACGAGTGGAGAATCCATAGAGTTTGCAAAGCTGAATGCAGGTGTTGTACAGCCTTCACGTACGCAGATTAATCCATATTATTTAGGATTGAAGATTTTTGAAGATATTGAAGATCGTTTCGACAACCCTACTGATGAAATGAAAAAGCGTGGGGTGAAACCAAATTCTGGCCGTGAAAAAATGTTTGAGGTTCGTGAGATTGAGTCTGACATTTCCTTCTTAAGGAACTATTTAACGAAGGATCTTGTTACGAGAGAAGATATGTATTTATTCCAGAAGCAAGGAAAGGATTACAAAATCGTCGATAAAGAATGGACCCATGTACGGGACCAACTGGTGGGGATGAGGGTCAATGGAGGGTTCCCATACATCACCGTAAATGATGGGGATTATATGAAGAGCGGGGAGCTTTATCTGAAGCACTGGTTCGAAGACGTGGAACTCGATATTAAGTATTTAGAAAAGGTTTTACCTTATCTGCATCAGCTTTGGGGAAGACCGGTTCATATCGAAACGCATGTGGAGAACCGTGATATGTTGTTTACGTATGATGGGCGAAGCGTGCAACGAAAATATTTGTAA